The Aeromicrobium yanjiei genome includes a region encoding these proteins:
- a CDS encoding protein adenylyltransferase SelO codes for MTTTPVTFPLTHRFATELPELALPWQAEQTPAPQLLALNDRLAAELGLDPEALRAPDGLGLLTGTVVPPGATPVAQGYAGHQFGGYSPRLGDGRALLMGELTDREGRPRDLHLKGSGRTPFSRGGDGLAAVGPMLREYVVSEAMHALGVPTTRALAVVATGRRVRRETLLPGAVLARVASSHLRVGTFQYVASARDLELLRRLADHAIERHHPDAASADNPYRALFEAVVVAQADLVARWMLVGFVHGVKNTDNVTISGETIDYGPCAFLETYDPATVFSSIDVDGRYAYGNQPAVAQWNLARFAETLLPLLAEDQDAAVAMAMESLDTFGSRYAATYAAGLRAKIGLAPTGQDAAAAQLGEELLELLRGGHVDWTTGFRALGAAARGDAEPVRGLVVDLASIDDWLARWRALGPDPDLMDRTNPVYVPRNHLVEEALDAATAGDLDPFERLVEAVRQPFDERPGLERFAAPAPQDFGRYTTYCGT; via the coding sequence GTGACGACCACTCCTGTGACGTTCCCCCTGACCCACCGATTCGCGACCGAGCTGCCCGAGCTGGCGCTGCCGTGGCAGGCCGAGCAGACGCCGGCCCCCCAGCTGTTGGCGCTCAACGACCGCCTGGCCGCCGAGCTCGGCCTCGACCCGGAGGCGCTGCGGGCCCCGGACGGCCTGGGCCTGCTCACCGGGACCGTGGTGCCCCCGGGTGCCACCCCCGTCGCGCAGGGGTACGCGGGTCACCAGTTCGGCGGCTACTCGCCGCGACTCGGTGACGGCCGGGCGCTGCTGATGGGCGAGCTGACCGATCGTGAGGGACGTCCGCGCGATCTCCACCTGAAGGGGTCGGGGCGCACACCGTTCTCACGTGGCGGCGACGGCCTCGCCGCGGTCGGGCCGATGCTGCGCGAGTACGTCGTGAGCGAGGCGATGCACGCCCTCGGTGTGCCGACGACCCGCGCCCTGGCCGTGGTCGCCACCGGCAGGCGGGTCCGACGCGAGACCCTGCTCCCGGGTGCCGTCCTGGCCCGGGTCGCGAGCAGCCACCTGCGGGTGGGCACCTTCCAGTACGTCGCCTCGGCCCGTGACCTCGAGCTGCTGCGGCGCCTGGCCGACCACGCGATCGAGCGCCATCACCCCGATGCCGCCTCGGCCGACAACCCGTACCGCGCCCTGTTCGAGGCGGTGGTCGTGGCACAGGCCGACCTCGTGGCGCGCTGGATGCTCGTCGGCTTCGTCCACGGCGTCAAGAACACCGACAACGTGACGATCTCCGGCGAGACCATCGACTACGGGCCGTGCGCGTTCCTGGAGACGTACGACCCCGCGACGGTCTTCAGCTCGATCGACGTCGACGGCCGCTACGCGTACGGCAACCAGCCGGCCGTCGCGCAGTGGAATCTCGCCCGGTTCGCCGAGACGCTCCTGCCCTTGCTCGCGGAGGACCAGGACGCTGCCGTCGCGATGGCGATGGAGTCGCTCGACACCTTCGGATCGAGGTACGCGGCCACGTACGCCGCGGGTCTCCGGGCGAAGATCGGGCTCGCGCCGACCGGGCAGGACGCTGCCGCAGCACAGCTGGGGGAGGAGCTGCTCGAGCTCCTTCGGGGCGGTCACGTCGACTGGACCACCGGATTCCGGGCTCTCGGCGCAGCGGCCCGCGGCGACGCCGAGCCGGTTCGCGGCCTCGTCGTCGACCTGGCCTCGATCGACGACTGGCTCGCGCGCTGGAGGGCTCTGGGGCCCGACCCAGACCTGATGGACCGCACCAACCCGGTCTACGTCCCGCGCAACCACCTGGTCGAGGAGGCTCTCGACGCCGCGACGGCCGGCGACCTCGATCCGTTCGAACGGCTCGTCGAGGCCGTCCGGCAGCCCTTCGACGAGCGTCCCGGCCTGGAACGCTTCGCGGCTCCGGCGCCCCAGGACTTCGGCCGCTACACCACCTATTGCGGCACCTGA
- a CDS encoding YciI family protein, protein MGLVRMEEGVGTPPQALFEAMDAYIGKQAANGVFLDGGGLYGTEDAVNFVSHKGEVSRVDGPYAEAKEVVGGWAILDYESLEDAVADQQEFAELHAKHWPEVTVISTLRQISTGPEAPGE, encoded by the coding sequence ATGGGATTGGTGAGGATGGAAGAGGGCGTGGGCACACCGCCCCAGGCGCTGTTCGAGGCGATGGACGCCTACATCGGCAAGCAGGCCGCCAACGGGGTCTTCCTCGACGGCGGAGGGCTGTACGGCACCGAGGACGCGGTGAACTTCGTGTCGCACAAGGGCGAGGTCAGCCGGGTCGACGGGCCGTACGCGGAGGCCAAGGAGGTCGTCGGCGGGTGGGCCATCCTGGACTACGAGTCCCTCGAGGACGCTGTGGCCGATCAGCAGGAGTTCGCCGAACTGCACGCGAAGCACTGGCCCGAGGTCACCGTGATCTCGACCCTGCGTCAGATCTCGACCGGCCCGGAGGCGCCCGGCGAGTGA
- a CDS encoding RNA polymerase sigma factor, with protein MSEAIVTAWRAESARLVGALARMTRDVQLAEDLAQDALVAALEQWPTDGVPDNPSAWLMTTAKRRGIDHFRRAEVLRRKVTEVGRARGEEQAMPDLDAQVDHIEDDVLRLIFLTCHPALTAESRAALTLRLVGGLTTAEIARGFLTTESAMGQRISRAKKTLATARVELELPTGEERTRRLDDVMAVIYLIFNEGYTATAGQDWMRPELSNEATRLARMLAALAPDEPEVLGLQALLELQGSRTTARLDESGMPVLLEAQDRTRWDHLLIRRGLAALQRAEAFARRGKPVGTYFLQASIAAQHAKAKQPEHTSWRRIAALYDVLAEVAPGPVVELNRAVAHGRAHGPTAGLAVLDALGPDALAGSPLVPSVRGDLLERAGLHERASEAFAEAASRTSNGSERALLHRRAQANAARSPG; from the coding sequence GTGAGCGAGGCCATCGTCACCGCGTGGCGGGCCGAGTCGGCCCGCCTCGTGGGGGCTCTCGCGCGCATGACCCGCGACGTCCAGCTCGCCGAAGACCTCGCACAGGACGCGCTGGTCGCTGCGCTCGAGCAGTGGCCCACCGACGGCGTGCCGGACAACCCGAGCGCGTGGCTGATGACCACCGCCAAGCGGCGCGGCATCGACCACTTCAGGCGTGCGGAGGTCCTTCGGCGCAAGGTCACCGAGGTGGGCCGTGCCAGGGGAGAGGAGCAGGCCATGCCTGATCTCGACGCCCAGGTCGACCACATCGAGGACGACGTCCTGCGGCTCATCTTCCTGACCTGCCACCCCGCCCTGACCGCCGAGTCCCGCGCCGCGCTGACGCTGCGACTGGTCGGCGGCCTCACCACCGCCGAGATCGCGCGCGGCTTCCTCACCACCGAGTCGGCGATGGGCCAGCGGATCTCCCGGGCCAAGAAGACCCTGGCCACGGCGCGGGTCGAGCTCGAGCTGCCCACGGGGGAGGAACGCACCCGACGGCTGGACGACGTCATGGCCGTGATCTACCTGATCTTCAACGAGGGCTACACCGCCACGGCCGGCCAGGACTGGATGCGTCCCGAGCTGTCGAACGAGGCGACGCGGCTCGCGCGGATGCTCGCCGCGCTCGCGCCGGACGAGCCCGAGGTGCTCGGGCTGCAGGCACTGCTGGAGCTCCAGGGCTCGCGGACGACCGCTCGCCTGGACGAGTCGGGGATGCCGGTGCTGCTGGAGGCCCAGGACCGGACGCGCTGGGACCACCTGCTCATCCGGCGCGGCCTGGCCGCGCTGCAGCGGGCGGAGGCCTTCGCGCGGCGGGGGAAACCGGTCGGCACGTACTTCCTGCAGGCCTCGATCGCTGCGCAGCACGCCAAGGCGAAGCAGCCCGAGCACACGAGCTGGCGACGGATCGCGGCCCTCTACGACGTCCTGGCCGAGGTCGCGCCGGGGCCGGTCGTCGAGCTCAACCGAGCCGTCGCCCACGGCCGGGCCCACGGCCCGACTGCCGGGCTGGCCGTGCTGGACGCCCTCGGACCCGACGCGCTCGCCGGCTCACCCCTCGTGCCGAGCGTCCGGGGTGATCTGCTCGAGCGGGCCGGCCTGCACGAGCGGGCGAGCGAGGCCTTCGCCGAGGCGGCCTCGCGCACCAGCAACGGCAGCGAGCGGGCCCTGCTGCACAGGCGAGCCCAGGCGAACGCCGCGCGGTCGCCGGGCTGA
- a CDS encoding class I SAM-dependent methyltransferase, which produces MAERADATRDAHFLGPVPDLYQRLLVPMIFQGAADSLARSVAGLAPATILETAAGTGALTRAMVRHCPGSVITATDLHQPMLDAAAAIGADGGSVTWQQSDALDLPFGDRTFDVVACQFGVMFFPDRVRAFREAARVLKPGGSFVFNTWDRIERNEVVHVIQSALVAAAPHDPLVFMSRTPHGYFSPAQILGDLEAAGMPGATIHAVDATGRTTASEAAAAFCGGTPLRAAIEAHDSLSLDEARAIAEAALVAHFGAGPIDGPIRSFEVVARPPT; this is translated from the coding sequence ATGGCCGAACGTGCAGATGCCACCCGGGACGCGCACTTCCTCGGCCCCGTCCCGGACCTCTATCAGCGGCTCCTGGTCCCGATGATCTTCCAGGGAGCCGCCGACAGCCTCGCGCGTTCCGTGGCAGGACTGGCTCCGGCGACGATCCTCGAGACGGCGGCAGGCACGGGCGCGCTCACCCGCGCGATGGTCCGCCACTGTCCCGGGTCGGTCATCACGGCCACCGACCTCCACCAGCCCATGCTCGACGCCGCCGCCGCGATCGGTGCTGACGGTGGCTCGGTGACGTGGCAGCAGTCCGACGCGCTCGATCTCCCGTTCGGCGACCGGACCTTCGACGTCGTCGCGTGTCAGTTCGGCGTGATGTTCTTCCCCGACCGGGTGCGGGCCTTCCGCGAGGCCGCCCGCGTCCTGAAGCCGGGCGGATCGTTCGTGTTCAACACCTGGGACCGCATCGAGCGCAACGAGGTCGTGCACGTGATCCAGTCGGCCCTCGTCGCGGCCGCCCCGCACGATCCGCTGGTCTTCATGAGCCGTACGCCGCACGGCTACTTCTCGCCGGCGCAGATCCTGGGTGACCTGGAGGCGGCCGGCATGCCCGGCGCGACGATCCATGCCGTCGACGCGACCGGGCGCACGACCGCCTCGGAGGCCGCGGCGGCCTTCTGCGGGGGCACACCACTCCGCGCGGCGATCGAGGCCCACGACTCCTTGAGCCTCGACGAGGCACGGGCCATCGCCGAGGCCGCCCTCGTCGCGCACTTCGGCGCGGGACCGATCGACGGGCCCATCCGCTCGTTCGAGGTGGTCGCGCGGCCGCCGACGTAG
- a CDS encoding SDR family NAD(P)-dependent oxidoreductase: protein MTITLITGANKGIGLETAKQLVALGHTVYLGARDRERGEKAAAEAGGTFVQLDVTDEDSVIAALASIEAAEGRLDVLVNNAGIFGSWTPDGPTALRVFDTNVVGIVRVTEAALPLLRRSERPVVVNVSSSLGSFWAVTDPDRPEFTIPAALYAASKSAVTMLTVQYAKADPDIRFNAVEPGLTDTDLTADQSAGRPAEESARFVVRWATIGADGPTGTLQDESGVLAW, encoded by the coding sequence ATGACCATCACCCTCATCACCGGCGCCAACAAGGGCATCGGCCTGGAGACCGCCAAGCAGCTCGTCGCCCTCGGGCACACCGTCTATCTGGGGGCGCGCGACCGCGAGCGCGGCGAGAAGGCGGCAGCGGAGGCGGGCGGCACGTTCGTGCAGCTGGACGTGACCGACGAGGACTCGGTCATCGCCGCGCTGGCCTCGATCGAGGCGGCCGAAGGCAGGCTGGACGTCCTGGTCAACAATGCGGGCATCTTCGGCAGCTGGACCCCCGACGGCCCGACCGCGCTGCGCGTGTTCGACACCAACGTCGTCGGCATCGTCCGCGTCACCGAGGCAGCGCTCCCGCTGCTGCGCAGGTCCGAGCGGCCGGTCGTGGTCAACGTCTCCAGCAGCCTCGGCTCGTTCTGGGCCGTCACCGACCCCGACCGTCCCGAGTTCACGATCCCGGCCGCGCTCTACGCCGCGTCCAAGTCGGCGGTCACGATGCTGACCGTCCAGTACGCCAAGGCCGACCCGGACATCAGGTTCAACGCCGTGGAGCCGGGCCTCACCGACACCGACCTGACGGCCGACCAGAGCGCCGGGCGGCCCGCCGAGGAGAGCGCGCGCTTCGTCGTGCGATGGGCGACCATCGGTGCGGACGGGCCCACCGGCACGCTCCAGGACGAGTCGGGCGTCCTCGCCTGGTAG
- a CDS encoding helix-turn-helix domain-containing protein — protein MTNRPNTLGEFLQARRGLVTPQAAGIPDSGTRRVAGLRREEVAMLAGVSVDYYLRLERGRDRNPSVQVLESIARVLQLDDDHLAYLMTLVGDRPRRSPRRSRTETVPPGMATLVASMPHPAYVEGRYFDVLVSNPVAVALSPRFAVGGNQLRDMFLDPQQQELYPDWRGSTECLVANLRHSVGPDIEDPRFIELVGELSLASPRFRELWARHDIKKQFGAPMRFDHPQVGGMTLNREWLSIGGTEGLHLVVYHPDPGSEAADKIGLLASAALPTKDAMSQRGCAGRARD, from the coding sequence ATGACGAACCGGCCCAACACCCTGGGTGAATTCCTGCAGGCCCGCCGCGGACTGGTGACACCTCAGGCCGCGGGAATCCCCGACTCCGGGACGAGGCGTGTGGCCGGCCTGCGCCGCGAGGAGGTGGCGATGCTGGCGGGCGTCAGCGTCGACTACTACCTGCGCCTCGAGCGCGGCCGCGACCGCAATCCGTCCGTGCAGGTCCTGGAGTCCATCGCACGGGTGCTGCAGCTCGACGACGACCACCTCGCGTACCTCATGACCTTGGTGGGGGACAGGCCTCGGCGCAGTCCGCGCCGGTCCCGGACCGAGACCGTGCCGCCGGGGATGGCCACGCTCGTCGCCTCGATGCCGCACCCCGCGTACGTCGAGGGACGCTATTTCGACGTCCTGGTCTCGAATCCGGTGGCGGTCGCCCTGTCACCGCGCTTCGCGGTCGGCGGCAACCAGCTCCGCGACATGTTCCTGGACCCCCAGCAGCAGGAGCTCTACCCCGACTGGCGCGGCTCCACCGAGTGCCTGGTCGCGAACCTGCGCCACTCGGTGGGCCCGGACATCGAGGACCCGCGCTTCATCGAGCTCGTCGGCGAGCTGTCGCTCGCGAGCCCGCGGTTCCGTGAGCTCTGGGCCCGCCACGACATCAAGAAGCAGTTCGGTGCGCCCATGCGGTTCGACCATCCGCAGGTCGGGGGGATGACGCTGAACCGTGAGTGGCTCTCGATCGGCGGCACCGAGGGCCTGCACCTGGTCGTCTACCACCCGGACCCCGGCAGCGAGGCGGCCGACAAGATCGGCCTCCTGGCCTCGGCCGCACTGCCGACGAAGGACGCCATGTCGCAAAGGGGTTGCGCAGGACGCGCGCGGGACTAG
- a CDS encoding cyclodeaminase/cyclohydrolase family protein, whose product MVSDADVDARTVTEFLADLSARTPTPAGGAVAALCAAQAAALVAMVARYCEDAALVERAEALLLRAQQLVVDDERAFGAVAVAWGAPADDEGRRAAIDAALLAASEPQAQVVETVIEVLVLIDQLRPAARPGLRSDLVAAGEVARAGAAVARMNVESNVRELPDSEGRSQLLRRMGVTKERN is encoded by the coding sequence ATGGTGAGCGACGCGGACGTGGACGCCAGGACCGTCACGGAGTTCCTCGCTGATCTGTCCGCGCGGACGCCGACCCCGGCGGGCGGCGCGGTCGCGGCATTGTGCGCCGCCCAGGCCGCGGCACTCGTGGCGATGGTCGCGCGCTACTGCGAGGACGCCGCGCTGGTCGAGCGGGCCGAGGCGCTCCTCCTCCGGGCCCAGCAGCTCGTGGTCGATGACGAGCGGGCCTTCGGCGCCGTGGCCGTTGCGTGGGGCGCCCCGGCCGACGACGAGGGCCGACGCGCGGCGATCGACGCGGCCCTGCTGGCAGCCTCCGAGCCGCAGGCGCAGGTCGTCGAGACCGTGATCGAGGTGCTGGTCCTGATCGACCAGCTGCGGCCGGCCGCCAGGCCCGGGCTGCGGTCGGACCTGGTCGCGGCCGGCGAGGTCGCGAGGGCCGGGGCCGCCGTCGCCCGGATGAACGTCGAGTCCAACGTCCGCGAGCTGCCCGACTCCGAGGGCCGCTCTCAGCTGCTGCGCCGCATGGGCGTCACGAAGGAGAGGAACTGA
- a CDS encoding formate--tetrahydrofolate ligase produces MLSDIEIANAAELRPIAQVAQDELGIDPAHLVPYGHHKAKVDLGFLESLQDRPLGKLVLMTAMSPTPAGEGKTTTTVGLADALSGLGLTTMACLREPSMGPVFGMKGGAAGGGWAQVVPMSDINLHFTGDFAAIAAANNLLAALIDNHIHHGNALGIDVRSVDWKRVVDLNDRALRDVTVGLGGPANGYPREEGFDIVVASELMAIFCLTESWADLKRRIGDIVVAHTRDKRPITARDLEAAGAMAVLLRDALAPNLVQTLEHTPAFVHGGPFANIAHGCSSVVATRAALRLADYVVTEAGFGADLGAEKFVDIKCRKSGLRPDAAVVVATVRALKFHGGVAAADLHVEDLDAVERGMENLARHLRNVREVYGIPCVVALNRFPTDTDAEVARVVELVGELGVQAHPATHFVDGGVGATDLAKGVLDLIETSGPSTFSFTYPDGLPLKEKAETIAHRLYGASSVTWDGKARRRLDRLEADGYGGLPVCVAKTQYSFSTDPASLGAPTGHDLHVREVRLSAGAGFVVLVCGDVMTMPGLPAVPAASRIDLLDDGTIVGLS; encoded by the coding sequence ATGCTCTCGGACATCGAGATCGCGAACGCGGCCGAGCTTCGCCCGATCGCCCAGGTCGCCCAGGACGAGCTGGGGATCGACCCGGCCCACCTGGTGCCGTACGGGCACCACAAGGCCAAGGTCGATCTCGGCTTCCTGGAGTCCCTCCAGGACCGGCCGCTCGGCAAGCTCGTGCTGATGACGGCGATGTCACCGACACCGGCGGGGGAGGGCAAGACCACGACGACGGTCGGGCTGGCGGACGCCTTGAGCGGCTTGGGGCTGACGACGATGGCATGCCTTCGCGAGCCGTCGATGGGTCCGGTCTTCGGCATGAAGGGCGGGGCCGCAGGGGGCGGCTGGGCCCAGGTGGTGCCGATGAGCGACATCAACTTGCACTTCACGGGTGACTTCGCAGCGATCGCCGCGGCGAACAACCTGCTCGCGGCACTGATCGACAACCACATCCACCACGGCAACGCACTGGGCATCGACGTGCGGTCGGTCGACTGGAAGCGGGTGGTCGACCTCAACGACCGCGCGCTGCGCGATGTCACGGTCGGGCTCGGCGGCCCCGCGAACGGCTACCCCCGTGAGGAGGGTTTCGACATCGTGGTCGCCTCTGAGCTCATGGCCATCTTCTGCCTGACCGAGTCGTGGGCCGATCTCAAGCGTCGCATCGGCGACATCGTGGTCGCCCACACCCGGGACAAGCGGCCCATCACCGCCCGTGATCTCGAGGCCGCCGGGGCGATGGCCGTGCTGCTGCGGGACGCGTTGGCCCCCAATCTCGTGCAGACCCTGGAGCACACACCGGCGTTCGTGCACGGCGGACCGTTCGCGAACATCGCGCACGGCTGCAGCTCGGTCGTCGCGACCAGGGCGGCCCTGCGGCTGGCCGACTACGTGGTCACGGAGGCCGGCTTCGGGGCGGATCTCGGCGCGGAGAAGTTCGTCGACATCAAGTGCCGCAAGTCGGGTCTCCGTCCGGACGCCGCCGTGGTGGTGGCCACGGTCCGGGCGCTCAAGTTCCACGGCGGCGTGGCCGCCGCAGATCTCCACGTCGAGGACCTCGATGCCGTCGAGCGCGGCATGGAGAATCTCGCCCGACACCTGCGCAACGTGCGGGAGGTCTACGGGATCCCGTGCGTGGTGGCGCTCAACCGCTTCCCGACCGACACCGACGCAGAGGTGGCCCGCGTGGTCGAGCTGGTCGGCGAGCTGGGGGTCCAGGCCCATCCCGCCACCCACTTCGTCGACGGCGGCGTCGGCGCGACCGATCTGGCCAAGGGGGTGCTCGACCTGATCGAGACGTCCGGTCCGTCGACCTTCTCCTTCACGTACCCCGACGGGCTGCCGCTCAAGGAGAAGGCCGAGACGATCGCCCATCGGCTCTACGGGGCCTCGAGCGTGACCTGGGACGGCAAGGCCCGGAGGCGGCTGGATCGTCTCGAGGCGGACGGGTACGGCGGGTTGCCCGTCTGCGTGGCCAAGACCCAGTACTCGTTCTCGACCGATCCGGCCTCGCTCGGGGCGCCGACCGGCCACGATCTCCACGTCCGCGAGGTCCGCCTCTCGGCCGGGGCGGGGTTCGTGGTGCTCGTGTGCGGCGACGTGATGACGATGCCGGGCCTGCCGGCCGTCCCCGCCGCCTCGCGCATCGATCTCCTCGACGACGGGACGATCGTCGGCCTGTCCTGA
- a CDS encoding TfoX/Sxy family protein has translation MAYDEALAARIRSAVEDAAAPEGCREIAMFGGLCWTVNTHMAVGAGDDDLMVHVGTDGVEQALALGARRATMGARTMGGVVLVAGADLPDAAALDAWVVPAVERARARPAKRPAGPSGRATPPASGRSRRP, from the coding sequence ATGGCGTACGACGAGGCGCTGGCCGCCAGGATCCGTTCGGCCGTGGAGGACGCGGCCGCGCCGGAGGGGTGCCGCGAGATCGCGATGTTCGGTGGCCTGTGCTGGACGGTGAACACCCACATGGCCGTCGGTGCCGGCGACGACGACCTCATGGTCCACGTCGGCACGGACGGTGTCGAGCAGGCACTCGCGCTGGGCGCCCGACGGGCCACGATGGGCGCGCGGACGATGGGCGGCGTGGTGCTGGTCGCCGGAGCAGATCTGCCGGACGCAGCAGCACTCGACGCGTGGGTCGTCCCGGCGGTCGAACGGGCGAGGGCTAGACCCGCCAAGCGGCCGGCGGGTCCCTCAGGGCGAGCCACGCCTCCCGCGTCTGGGCGATCCAGAAGACCATGA
- a CDS encoding alpha/beta fold hydrolase yields the protein MTVEQLTVPMADGTGIAATRRRGAGQTVVLLHAGVADRRAWEAVGESLEADGLDIVAYDRRGHGDTPAADESTTFTHVDDLVAVLDGLGIGRAVVVGNSMGGALALDAALLHPSRIAGLVLIGAAVSGMTDDDTPFDWQLDPLTAALLEPAEDPDADTEARIAALAHLWLDGSGAPAGRVGGQPRELFATMNRRILEVGAPEDAGDAGVDAWTRLGEVSVPTLCAWGDLDLPPDLPFYEETARRLAQGPGRVLPGVAHLPGLEQPELVADLVREVLRR from the coding sequence ATGACCGTGGAGCAGCTCACCGTACCGATGGCCGATGGCACCGGGATCGCCGCGACGCGACGCCGGGGAGCCGGGCAGACAGTCGTCCTGCTGCACGCCGGCGTCGCCGATCGTCGCGCATGGGAGGCGGTGGGCGAGTCGCTGGAGGCCGACGGGCTCGACATCGTCGCGTACGACCGGCGCGGCCATGGCGACACACCGGCAGCCGACGAGTCGACGACGTTCACGCACGTCGACGATCTCGTCGCGGTGCTCGACGGGCTCGGCATCGGTCGTGCGGTGGTGGTGGGCAACTCGATGGGCGGCGCGCTCGCGCTCGACGCGGCCTTGCTGCATCCCTCGCGGATCGCCGGGCTCGTGCTCATCGGTGCGGCGGTCTCCGGAATGACCGACGACGACACCCCCTTCGACTGGCAGCTCGACCCCCTCACGGCGGCACTCCTCGAGCCCGCCGAAGACCCCGACGCCGACACCGAGGCCCGGATCGCCGCTCTCGCCCACCTCTGGCTCGACGGGTCCGGCGCCCCGGCGGGGCGAGTGGGCGGGCAGCCGCGTGAGCTGTTCGCGACGATGAACCGGCGCATCCTCGAGGTCGGGGCACCCGAAGACGCGGGCGATGCCGGCGTGGACGCCTGGACCCGCCTCGGCGAGGTGTCCGTCCCGACGCTGTGCGCGTGGGGCGATCTCGATCTTCCGCCCGACCTGCCGTTCTACGAGGAGACGGCCCGGCGCCTCGCGCAGGGGCCGGGGCGGGTGCTCCCGGGCGTGGCCCACCTGCCCGGGCTCGAGCAGCCCGAGCTGGTCGCGGACCTCGTGCGCGAGGTCTTGCGCCGCTGA